The following proteins come from a genomic window of Natronosalvus vescus:
- a CDS encoding ABC transporter permease — MLRSKLRSWLIRWRGLIAVACRQTVSRATYTARQRVLFSILGVAVAISLLVVVTAIGVGLATSTTVYDDDVDYWIVPESDGGSSPLIATDRPAFGGAHETAAELEHHPEIEYVSPIVTDVVRIEHGDRSEYVLVVGVISSPGIGTVAGLDAEALTANDPYYTDTDNWTGEVILSKSAATHLDVDTNDTVTVGGTDGFTVVTVGESRAPGSATFPIALVQLSELQALTGGGEHDLADQFVVGTNAPTVKDDLEQVYPQSAVLTRAEMTASETMGSDLPLALSVAALVVAIGVGTLFVVATMGLELVAERRQLATLAALGISTGSQLRLITVQTLITTALGGLLGGVGGLVAAALVNELALTLLTSAPIAYLHPFLVGYGLLVALVIGIVSVPFLLVLTHRLSRGVP; from the coding sequence TTGCTTCGCTCAAAACTCCGGTCATGGCTCATACGATGGAGGGGGCTGATTGCGGTAGCCTGTCGGCAAACCGTTTCTCGAGCGACATATACAGCCCGCCAACGCGTTCTCTTCAGCATCCTCGGGGTTGCCGTCGCGATCAGCTTACTCGTCGTCGTCACTGCCATCGGCGTCGGCCTGGCAACGAGCACCACGGTGTACGACGACGACGTCGATTACTGGATCGTTCCCGAGAGCGATGGCGGGAGCTCGCCGTTGATCGCCACCGATAGGCCCGCCTTTGGCGGTGCCCACGAGACGGCGGCCGAACTCGAACACCACCCGGAGATCGAGTACGTCTCCCCCATCGTCACGGACGTGGTTCGGATCGAACACGGCGATCGATCGGAGTACGTGTTGGTCGTCGGCGTCATCTCATCGCCGGGCATCGGAACGGTTGCCGGGCTCGATGCCGAAGCCCTCACCGCGAACGACCCGTACTACACAGACACGGACAACTGGACGGGTGAAGTTATCCTCTCGAAGAGTGCGGCCACACATCTCGACGTCGACACAAACGACACCGTCACCGTGGGGGGAACGGACGGCTTCACGGTCGTTACCGTCGGCGAGAGTCGAGCCCCTGGGTCGGCCACGTTCCCGATTGCCCTGGTACAGTTGAGCGAACTGCAGGCACTCACCGGTGGCGGTGAACACGACCTGGCCGATCAGTTCGTCGTCGGCACGAACGCACCGACCGTCAAAGACGACCTCGAGCAGGTGTATCCACAGTCGGCTGTCCTCACTCGAGCCGAGATGACCGCGAGTGAGACGATGGGATCCGATCTTCCACTCGCGCTATCGGTGGCCGCGCTCGTCGTCGCCATCGGAGTCGGCACGCTCTTCGTCGTCGCGACGATGGGGCTGGAACTAGTTGCCGAACGCCGACAGCTCGCGACGCTCGCCGCACTCGGTATTTCGACGGGGAGTCAGCTGCGCTTGATAACCGTCCAGACGCTCATTACGACGGCACTCGGCGGCCTCCTCGGTGGGGTCGGTGGATTGGTCGCCGCAGCCCTCGTCAATGAACTGGCGTTGACACTGCTGACCAGTGCGCCGATTGCCTATCTTCACCCCTTCCTCGTTGGGTATGGCCTCCTCGTGGCCCTCGTGATCGGCATCGTGTCGGTGCCGTTTCTCCTCGTGCTCACACACCGGCTCTCACGGGGTGTTCCCTGA
- a CDS encoding ABC transporter ATP-binding protein, which translates to MARGSDSTAGDETAPPTVRADTITKRYTRGKRPGYVGSLLGRGEPPVVTALEDVSLSVYPGEIVAISGPSGSGKSTLLHHLAGLERPDEGTVTLQGEDLTALSRKQRTRLRLEHVGIVFQHFHLVDSLSARANVGLPLVELGVPAGERKRRATALLERVGLEDRLTHRPGELSGGEQQRVSIARALVTDPALVVADEPTGELDSETGRRVLNEFERIGQERAVVIASHDHETLEIADRNVRLRDGRISAETDVPRDGAAESVAPMERE; encoded by the coding sequence ATGGCTCGCGGATCCGACAGTACAGCTGGTGACGAGACGGCGCCACCAACTGTCCGAGCGGATACCATCACAAAACGCTACACTCGCGGGAAGCGGCCCGGGTACGTCGGCAGTCTGCTCGGTCGTGGCGAACCCCCGGTCGTCACCGCCCTCGAGGATGTCTCCCTCTCGGTATACCCGGGCGAAATCGTCGCAATCAGTGGGCCAAGCGGGAGCGGGAAGTCGACGTTGCTCCACCATCTCGCCGGTCTCGAGCGTCCCGACGAGGGGACGGTCACGCTCCAAGGTGAAGATCTCACAGCACTCTCTCGCAAGCAACGTACCCGTCTTCGGCTCGAGCACGTCGGAATCGTCTTCCAACACTTCCATCTGGTCGACTCGCTGTCTGCCCGGGCGAACGTCGGGCTCCCACTGGTCGAACTCGGCGTTCCAGCCGGGGAGCGCAAACGTCGGGCAACAGCGCTCCTCGAGCGCGTCGGTCTCGAAGACCGGCTCACCCACCGGCCAGGAGAGTTGAGTGGCGGCGAACAACAGCGCGTGTCGATCGCTCGCGCACTCGTGACTGACCCTGCGCTCGTGGTTGCCGATGAACCGACCGGCGAGCTCGATTCGGAGACGGGGCGACGCGTCCTTAACGAATTCGAACGCATTGGCCAGGAGCGAGCCGTCGTTATCGCCTCTCACGACCACGAAACGCTCGAAATCGCCGATCGGAACGTTCGGTTGCGTGACGGGCGAATCAGCGCCGAGACCGACGTGCCACGCGACGGAGCGGCAGAATCAGTGGCTCCGATGGAGCGGGAGTGA